The DNA sequence CCCAAaggtttggtttaaaaaaacaaaaacaaaaaaacatcacagacTGATGTCATGTGAATCCATGACCTTTTAACCTTTGTGCCTCCCACCTCCCCCAAAGTCATACCTTTAGTTTGAGATCCAATTGCTTCTTTGCTCAGAGAAATCTTTCCAATAACATCATCATGGCTGTTGAAGAAGATAAAACTTGATGAGATTCAATctaaactcaaatttaaaaagagGTGATGGGGCTGATTAAAAGATGAACGTTGACCTCTAGACTGGAACCCTGCATGTTTGTATATCTAAGCCTTTGGATCTTTTCCAAAACATGCAAACTGTACATGGGACTCCAAGCCAACTAAATTAAGAGTAATGTGAAGCAAACACTGAAGCCTTAGAGCACCATTAGTCAACTATACGACTTGACTTTTGAATCCCGTTGTGATTACTTTTGACTTGGTGGCTTTACCCAATAGTATCCTCATCCATGACCTGGAAGGAGAGCGAATGGAAACCCATTGGAAGGTGCAGCGTGTACTCTTCGCCCCAGAAAGGATTCAGGTTCTTCCACACTGTAGCAGTCCTGAAAACAGTAAGTATGTGTACACAAACATCCCCATGCAGTTAAGCTGCATCATAAATCAGAGCACATGAACGGAATCACTTCATATGAGGCAGCAGTATGAGTCTGTGTATAGGATGGATAAACAGCtcaaatgctcatttttatataggaaatgaaaagaaagttaattttttaaaggcTGCTTTCATCCAGATCCACAATCTATTAGTATCAATCGACTATCGTTGAAAAACTTTCTGAGCTCACATTGTTGTCGGTCTGTTATGCAAGTGAAGACAATTGCATGCCCGTGCTCTATGACACAATTGCTGCCTGACAGAATTGATGACTCAAAATAAACAGTGTGGGACAGACCACGCAATTGCTCGCAAGGAAACACAAATTGCTTCATTTTCAGCTTTTCAGTGAAACTAAGGTTGAAGAAGCGGCAAAGGATTATTTTGCATTGACAAACATGGAAGAGTGAAACTGCCTGTCAGAAAATTGTCTCTTGATAACTTGGAGGCAAGGGAGTGAAAAAGTAGCTTAATAGTGTTACTTACACTTCATTTTATGTGACACGCCCCATTTTTTAAGTAAAGCCAAGTGATCCACAAACTTGTACATAACACGGAACATCATGAGTAAAGTCGTGAGCATTGTGCCACTTTCTCAAATTCTACCAGATGGAACAACTACTAGTGAGTTCAGATCGTGTTCCTGTTGAATCCCACTGTTCACAATGTTTTGTGAAGAGTGCCTAATTTAGCACTCAGATCATGATCATGACATCTCTGATCCACTGTTGAAATGAGACACAATATCTCTCCGCTTTCATCTATAACCACTTCAAACAACataaattgtattattgttaATGTTTCTTATAATGTAGCCTTTATGTTCTGTAAATGCTTTGTGACAGCTGTGGCTGTTTCGAAAGCgttaaaaatgacttgacaGATTTTCAGCTAACGTCTCAAAAATCTACTAGCTGCATGTAACTATTGATGCATTCTCTCCATGGTTACATGTGGGTCTTTTAAAGGCCAGAACAGTATCAGGTTCTCTGCTATGGAAGGGGCCACGGCGTGCACCACCACCCTGATTGCACTATCGTCTCGCTGGCTCACAAGTGTTTGGAATAGCAGGTGCAGTAGGATATTTGGTACAGTGAAAAATCTCACTCTGAGAGCacatttacaaattaaaaataaaaaaaagacttgcaGTTTAAGACTCACCTGGCTACAACTTCATTGTCAACTTTTACGATGCAGTATGGATCACTGGTTCCGGACCTTGAGAAGGcaagaaaaatatatgaaaGCATTAAACATGATATATGATGGTGGTGACATTTTAGTGTTCATCATAGGACATTATTGACTTTCTAGTTCACtggtatttactgtatttcacAAGTAATCAATATGCAGGAGTCCCAAATTGGGACTTTTCCAAAGTACACAAACCTAACAACTAGCCTTGAGGTTGTATTTCATTAACATAGCACACAAACATCTATAACACCCATAACTTACACATCTTTGGCTGGTAGGTTCCTGCCCTCGACAATGCGAAAATATAATGATGTGTTTTTGGCCATGTCGCCGACGACTATATGCTATTAATCCAATGCTCCCATGTGCGCAGCAGTCAGTCCTTGTCCAAACGTTTTCTCCTCCCTTCTCTTCATCTCACACTGGCACTGCACCTTGAGCGCGCGAGACTCGCgtacgcgcgcgcgcgcgccacGCACGCTCGCCTAGCAGCGCGCGTGCATCCTCACTAGTCGTGTCAAGTGGCCAGTCTCAACGCTGCCTATAATTTTTGCCTATCTCGATTCCTTTTAGGGCGAATTAAATAATTACACCATCGCAAAATAGGACTACCACAGCAATTGAATAAACATTTtacgccattttttttaaactcttccTGCTGCTGTTTCAGTACTCTTTTACTCTGATTAGTTAATTTACATGTTATGCATCGCGGTGCTGATAGAAGCAGAACGTGTCAAACAAATATAAGGATGTcgtttcattagaaaaaaagaaagaaagaaagaaagaaaggaaatgtGCCACCTAGCGACCCCAAACAGCCATTACCGGCGTAGCGCTTTTTGACTTCCAGACAGGCATCTTAAAGAGCAACACACGATGGGGTCCTTCATAGCCAATACAATAGCCAGTGCGGGAGCTAACATGGCTACCAAGTGTCATGTTATCTAGAATATTTCCCTGATATCAAATAGAATGTATGGTCACAGTCGTGTTTCCACCCCAATTTGTTTCATGGCAAATCTCTTCCCTTAAGTAACCTTGTATTTTTGTACGACATACTTTTTAGTAGTTGAATGAGTTTGGTTAATACCTACCGATTCGAAGATGGATGGCTATCCTCCAGTAACTGACGCAGATCCTACAAAACAGCAAGAACGGCATTATTACCTGCTGTCAGAGCTCCAGACCTTAGCGAAAGATTTGCCCAGGTAATGTCATTTCCAATAAATGCAACGTGTATGAGGACGTATCTCGTGCACTGACAATGGGAAGTCGTTTGAGCATGTATTTGATATCCAGTTTATTCTAATCAATGTAACCACTACATTGTCATATGATATTAAACCTACTTCTATTATTGTTAGAACTACTACTGTCTGAATActaattgtgttttttgggggggggcagctcCTTCCAACAACGCCTGTCCTACAATACACTTGGCGATTTGGCTCTGGCTTTGATAGATGGAACAGTTTATGAGATAGTGCAGGGGCTCTTGGATATCCAGCACCTGACAGAGAAAAATCTTTACAGCCAGAGGCAAAAGTTGCACTGTGAACACCAAGGTTGGTTCTCTTTTCCTTACTATCAATATTTATTGAGACAAGGcactaattttatatatttgaaaaatcatatggcacaccaccaaacaaagaTGTTTAAATGAAACGGTTTACTGaaatgatttgtgtgtgtgtgtgtgtgtgtgtgtgtgtgtgtgtgtgtgtgtgtgtgtgtgcgtgtgtgtgtgtgtgtgtgtgtgtgtgtgtgtgtgtgtgtgcgtgtgtgtgtgcgtgcgtgtgtgtgtgtgtgtgtgtgtgtgtgtgtgtgtgtgtgtgcgcgcgcgcgcgcgctctCACCAGTTTACTacttctatatattttttttcactaatAAAGTTGTTGATAATCAGTGCTGCTTTCAACTAACAAGAGCAGGCTCTCTTTAATACTAACTTGCTTGTTACCTGAATAATCTGCTCTTGTAAAAACTGACTTTAAATCAGGAACCAGTTTggtgatattgttttttttatttttttgcgtttgcatttgcaaaatgtttttgtttgttttgattttcagcCCTAAAGCAAGATATAGCTAGGAAGCACAAAGAAGCCCTGTTGTCATGCAAGTCTCACAACCTGGCACTCCTCAAGTCAAGTCAACAAGCTGAACAAGAGGTAAAGGTGGCTGTCAATCCTGTCGTGCACCTTAACCATGAACAGTAGTAAACAGTTTTACCCCTCAACTCATGCTTTGAACAGATCCAACTTTTAAACTCGTTAATACTGAATAACAAATTCCAATTTACACAATTTCAGGCATTTGTACATCAGGCTTTATTTTTACCCGAAATGGCATTGTGGATTGTCACAATCCTTTccttttatatgtatatgtttgtcTTCTTAGGCACTTGAAATTCGTGTGCGAGAGGAACAAAGAATGATGGATAAGAAGATTGTGTCCGAGATTGATCAAAAAGTTACAGACCAACAAAATACTCTGGAGAAGGCTGGAGTTCCTGGATTTTTTATCACCACTAATCCCCAGGTTTGCATAATCTATGGTGTTGTTATTAATAATCTAACCCATGGATGTTAAATTGCCACGGAACCAGAGCTgattgattgtgtgtgtgtctgtgtgcgtttTTCAGGAGTTGACAATGCAGATGAACCTACTGGAGTTGATCCTGAAGCTTCAACAGAAGGAGTCTCAGTCTGGATTTCTATGACAATGGTTAATGTCATGCATGCATTACAGTTCATGTAAGATGTAAATGTAGGCATTACCACAACAAAATCACCTctaaacatacaaatacaacaaatccaattccttaaaattacatgaatttGAAGTTTTTTAATGTTGAGATCCACAAAATATCTCAACTCAACTAAAGCAGCACAACTTGCACTAGCCGCTTCTGGCATTGTGGTGTTCGGATTTAGTATGTGAGAATAACCAGTGCCTGGTTTATGTTTTGATTCGATggcatatttatttcaataatattttttgatgcactgcacttttttttattacagtttgcttcttgtgtatttttgttgctTCTTTAGATTTTGGTACAAATGCTACCAACTTCAAGAATAAATCTTCTTGACAAACTGTCTTCTCGGTGTATACTGCCTATAaatgattgaaataaaaatgtgttattaaacttttatttttttaaataaagctgtCCATGTTTgaatcaattaaaatggttcATGTGGGGGttaaaaaccctattttgttaGGCTAactaataggggtgggaatctttgactgtctaatgattcaattccgatttttgggtctgtgattggattcagaatcgatttttaattcaaaatgatttgattgacaatgatttctgcttcaatttatagatgagcaaagaatcgtcatgatctacttaagtctgactcgctaatgttCATTAGCATGCAACTTgaagcacttttatcactctaAAGAACAGCTATTCATACAAACTGCTTCAGGAAtatatacagagaagcatcttaacattactcaccggcatatgctcttcctacgctgcaaaaaacaacttttattggcataacttgatcgtgacttttttcttcaatctctaatgtggctacaactttgTTGTGTATTAGAATGtgcagaaccacactgcccctaggtggccaaattgggtacaacatgaacagcgttccCAGTGAAAGCACACACAACAAGGGCaagataatataaaataatttaaataaaatagattttgggacatttaaaattgattctgaatcatactaaatgagactcgcgattcttatgagattcgatttttttggcacacccctactaactAACAAAATAATGTCAATATCCATTAGATCAcatgatatttatttaatatgtaAAAGTGTCAGCAAGACAAGAGACTTCATTACCCGAGATGCCCACTTTAAAGGGATATACTGGGAAAAAATCCATTGGGATTGTGGACGACCTTTTTCCTCAATCATGTATGAAAAGTTTGCAGGAGTAAGTTAGCCAAACGCAATTGCTAGCCTGCTCGTTAACATCAGTTCTTTAGCACGCTATTTTATCGTCAAAAAGAACATGTGTTAATTAGAGCAacagaaaaatgaataaattagctAGAGCCTCGTTGGTTATGTTTGTTAGTTCaccaaatcattttcatttttcaaaataattataataattattaataatataactTACAGCCGGTGCTCTCCCTGGGAAGCAATTTAGCACATGTCGCATTCTTTCCGACTGACGGTGACAAAGGCTAAAATtgccattttgtttgcttttttacttgtttattcTATTTCTCAATTGTTCTGCTTTGGTCACACTACATGGATGGGTTTTCTTTATGAGTAGTGCAATCTGGGTTCGCTTGCGCTTGAGCCACCTGGAAGTCCGAGTGCTGACATTATGAAAATGGCTAATGTGCCATGGCTCTGACGGACTTTTTTCAGCTTCTCAATGGGCATTTTTCTATATTCCAtgttgatcaaaaatgtaaacatatgGTGCTATTTGTATGAATAATCAATGTAACTAGACACACCTGAGCTGCAAAGCACACCTGTCAGTCACATGATTCTCACATGAAAATTGTTGCagaattcaaatgaatgaatgaggtgTGACCTTTAAAGTTGGGTATTAGATCCAAGTCTTATTTATATCTACTCTATATGTCAAAGCCATACAATCagcaagaataaaataaaaaaaattacctaaTTGTTTCTATAATTTTGGATTGAATTGTCAACAgatattgtttgtttgtgttgctggCTTCTATTCCAGCGCCTCTCAACTGTAAGTCGCATGTATTTGTTCAGTTGGTCTGAATAAACAACTTGTGTGGTGTTTTTACACCGCTTTGCTcggagggtgggggtgggggcttgGGTGGTGCATGGCCCTTTAAGGCGCGCCTCATGATGGAAGCCCTCCCTCCTTCAACCTTCTTCCTCCATCACTGGGCGACTCACTCAGGCAACCTCCCCACGGAATCTGACACCTGCGGACGCAGATGGAGAATCAAAAGcggtaaatatattttattatacttaTAAATTCATccccgtttttttgtttaaaaatggcagTTAAAGGTTGGCGTTCTGACTCCCGAATTACAAGTCAGctcatgtattttaattttggaGTAAGCAATCCTCTTTGCGTCCGTCTCCATCTTGCTATGAATTATTAATTTTCCATTTAACCGATGTTTTTGTTCTGCACGGTCTGTCATGGATGTGTGCGCTGGTGTAGCTTAGTGATCGCGTTTATGACAGATGTCTTGTTGGCGTTGAAAAGTGAAGCGTTACGTAATTATACTGTTGTCGCCCGATGCATTATGAAAAACAGGAGTAGAAAATAGCACATCCCCGGTAGCCGGATGCGTCCAGAATCAGGCTTAACGGTTGCACTTATCATGTGGTCAgaataaataagaaaatgtgATGTTTATCATCTGTTTTTGTGTAAATATGATGACGTGGCCTATGCTACCCAAGCGTGCTGACGCCTTCTGCACTCATGCATGCAGGTTAATAATATGTGCAGGTTAATAATATGACAAATATTTGTACAACCTTTCGGCCTCATGTAATTTTCTAATTTAACTTTGAACCTGTGTGTGTCAACTGCTTTCCCCGTCCATTAAGttattgaaagaaagaaaaaatccaaatatttgTTCAGTTGACTTTTATGATgcttatacaatttttttttaa is a window from the Vanacampus margaritifer isolate UIUO_Vmar chromosome 3, RoL_Vmar_1.0, whole genome shotgun sequence genome containing:
- the dgcr6 gene encoding protein DGCR6, encoding MDGYPPVTDADPTKQQERHYYLLSELQTLAKDLPSSFQQRLSYNTLGDLALALIDGTVYEIVQGLLDIQHLTEKNLYSQRQKLHCEHQALKQDIARKHKEALLSCKSHNLALLKSSQQAEQEALEIRVREEQRMMDKKIVSEIDQKVTDQQNTLEKAGVPGFFITTNPQELTMQMNLLELILKLQQKESQSGFL